A stretch of the Asticcacaulis sp. ZE23SCel15 genome encodes the following:
- the hutI gene encoding imidazolonepropionase, with product MHCDCLWKNARLLVTRPDETGFVIIDGGVVAAADGRIVYVGPARDNLQTDRVYDVGGRLITPGLIDPHTHLIYGGDRAHEFKLRLEGASYEEIARAGGGIVSTMKATRAASEAELIAQALPRLDALLAEGVSTIEIKSGYGLTLEDELKMLRAARALEGLRPVRIKTTFLGAHALPPEFAGRADDYITEVCERMIPAVAAEGLADAVDVFCEGVGFSPAQTERVFQAARAHGLHIKLHAEQLSNLSGSALAARYSALSADHLEYLDDVGIAAMKASSTVATLLPGAFYFVRETKLPPVQALRDARVPMALATDCNPGTSPLTSLLLVMNMAATLFRMTVDECLLGVTLHAARALGLHAETGSLEAGKACDLAIWDVETPEQLVYRIGFNPLFARVFNGVHYE from the coding sequence ATGCACTGCGATTGCCTCTGGAAAAATGCCCGTTTGCTGGTCACGCGACCGGATGAGACCGGCTTTGTCATCATTGACGGCGGCGTGGTGGCGGCGGCTGATGGGCGCATTGTCTATGTCGGGCCGGCGCGGGATAATCTGCAAACTGACAGGGTTTATGACGTTGGGGGGCGGCTGATAACGCCGGGTCTGATTGATCCTCATACCCACCTTATCTACGGCGGTGACCGCGCCCATGAGTTCAAGCTGCGGCTTGAAGGCGCGTCCTATGAAGAGATCGCCCGCGCGGGCGGCGGGATCGTTTCGACCATGAAAGCGACCCGCGCGGCCAGTGAAGCGGAGCTGATCGCCCAGGCCCTGCCGCGGCTCGATGCGCTGTTGGCGGAGGGGGTATCAACCATTGAGATCAAGTCGGGATACGGCTTGACGCTGGAGGATGAGCTTAAGATGCTGCGGGCGGCGCGAGCCCTCGAAGGATTGCGGCCCGTGCGTATCAAGACCACGTTTCTGGGAGCGCACGCACTGCCGCCGGAATTTGCCGGTCGGGCGGATGACTACATAACTGAGGTTTGTGAGCGGATGATCCCGGCTGTGGCCGCCGAAGGGCTGGCTGATGCGGTCGATGTCTTCTGCGAAGGCGTCGGGTTTAGCCCCGCCCAAACCGAGCGGGTGTTTCAGGCGGCGCGGGCACATGGCCTCCACATCAAACTCCATGCCGAACAGTTATCGAACCTGAGCGGGTCGGCACTGGCGGCGCGATATAGCGCCCTGTCGGCGGATCACCTTGAATATCTGGATGATGTGGGTATTGCCGCCATGAAGGCGTCCAGCACGGTGGCGACCCTGCTGCCGGGGGCGTTTTATTTTGTGCGGGAAACCAAACTGCCGCCGGTTCAGGCTTTGCGCGACGCCCGCGTGCCTATGGCGCTGGCGACCGACTGCAATCCGGGCACGTCGCCGCTGACGTCGCTTTTGCTGGTCATGAACATGGCCGCGACCCTGTTTCGGATGACGGTCGATGAGTGTCTGCTGGGGGTGACGCTGCACGCGGCCCGCGCCTTGGGTCTGCACGCAGAAACCGGCAGCCTTGAGGCCGGTAAGGCTTGCGATCTGGCGATCTGGGACGTCGAGACACCGGAACAACTGGTCTACCGCATCGGTTTTAATCCGCTTTTCGCGCGCGTTTTCAATGGAGTACATTATGAGTGA
- a CDS encoding TonB-dependent receptor, with the protein MATNTKAFHGMRVQSLRLALLTTSMMAAASFAYANDAADPADAVAADEPVAEVVVTATKRNTKLQKTPMAISAVTGDTLAKVGAMTMDEYVKFVPSLKVSDDGPGRGRISLRGIQGTGEALVGVFYDEAPITGSVGVSSDAGGRNPDTTATDVERIEVLRGPQGTMYGGSTMGGAVRIIMKKPRQVYEGFVSGNYSSVDGGKANHQLSAMANVPLIEDKLAARVVMYEREQGGWIDNRYLDREDINKSTTKGGRLLLRYTPLDNLTIDAAAFVQSTDAVSNNNWNPAYGDYVQESKLLLPYEEDTKVYSLSANWDIGDYTITGSSSYFVAKSIYAADDTAYVASYRTPARCSAYLGVTCVAGTQQYTDYLAYVNSYYPAAIYYPDEVRNWTNEIRVSSNYSGPINFTAGVYYENRDQDTVGSDVLADEATGELIKPIKFIYHRYVDDHLEQKAIFGEVNYDVTDKLKVTLGGRYFEYEKSVGGETDVPWDLIGATYRPYYVRRTKEDGTLLKVNASYEFNDDIMAYVNVAEGYRPGGVNQTFGLPDALIPYESDSLTNYEAGIKTGWFDRTLYVNAALYMVKWENMQVSGRTPNGAFSFISNAGAAEVKGFELESTWTPLPGLTVSGNYSYNDAQLTEDQINSYVTAAGRKGDRITFIPKNKGAISADYSRPLTASLKGFVRGDVNYVGISYSELSTANVYRMKNPAYTLANLRAGFSPLDGNWEASVFVHNLFDHVAITRLTNSSTTPIGGSAVSALPRTVGVSLTKKF; encoded by the coding sequence ATGGCGACCAACACGAAAGCGTTTCACGGTATGCGCGTCCAATCTTTACGTCTGGCCTTGCTGACCACTTCTATGATGGCGGCGGCAAGTTTCGCCTATGCTAATGACGCGGCTGATCCCGCAGATGCCGTTGCCGCCGATGAACCGGTCGCGGAAGTGGTGGTCACAGCCACCAAGCGTAACACCAAGCTTCAGAAAACCCCGATGGCGATTTCGGCGGTCACCGGTGATACCCTGGCCAAGGTTGGCGCCATGACCATGGACGAATATGTCAAGTTCGTGCCGTCGCTGAAAGTCTCCGATGACGGTCCTGGCCGTGGCCGGATCAGCCTTCGTGGTATTCAGGGCACTGGCGAAGCTCTGGTCGGCGTGTTCTACGACGAAGCCCCGATCACCGGTTCGGTCGGCGTGTCTTCGGATGCCGGTGGCCGTAACCCGGACACGACTGCGACCGACGTTGAGCGCATCGAGGTCCTGCGCGGCCCGCAAGGCACCATGTACGGCGGCTCGACCATGGGCGGCGCAGTCCGCATCATCATGAAAAAGCCGCGTCAGGTCTATGAAGGCTTTGTCTCCGGCAATTATTCCAGCGTTGACGGCGGCAAGGCTAATCATCAGTTATCGGCCATGGCCAACGTGCCGCTGATCGAGGATAAGCTGGCGGCCCGTGTGGTGATGTATGAGCGTGAGCAGGGCGGCTGGATCGACAACCGCTACCTCGACCGCGAAGACATCAACAAAAGCACCACCAAGGGCGGGCGCCTGCTGCTGCGCTATACCCCGCTCGATAACCTGACCATCGATGCCGCGGCCTTTGTACAAAGCACGGATGCCGTGTCCAACAATAACTGGAACCCGGCCTACGGCGACTATGTGCAGGAGTCAAAGCTGCTGCTGCCTTACGAAGAGGACACCAAGGTCTATTCGCTGTCGGCCAATTGGGATATCGGTGACTACACCATCACCGGGTCATCAAGCTATTTCGTGGCTAAGTCGATCTATGCGGCGGACGATACCGCCTATGTGGCCAGCTACCGCACGCCGGCGCGCTGCTCGGCCTATCTGGGCGTGACCTGCGTGGCGGGCACCCAGCAATACACAGACTATCTGGCCTATGTGAATTCCTACTATCCGGCCGCGATCTACTATCCGGACGAGGTGCGTAACTGGACCAACGAAATCCGCGTCAGCTCCAACTATTCCGGGCCGATCAACTTCACGGCGGGCGTCTATTATGAAAACCGCGATCAGGACACGGTCGGTTCCGACGTTCTGGCCGATGAAGCCACGGGTGAGCTGATCAAGCCGATCAAGTTCATCTATCACCGCTATGTCGATGATCATCTGGAGCAAAAGGCGATATTTGGTGAAGTCAATTATGACGTAACCGATAAGTTGAAGGTCACTCTGGGCGGCCGTTACTTTGAGTATGAAAAGTCCGTGGGTGGTGAGACCGATGTGCCTTGGGATCTGATCGGCGCGACCTACCGTCCGTACTATGTGCGCCGGACCAAGGAAGACGGCACCCTGCTGAAGGTCAATGCCAGCTACGAGTTCAATGACGATATCATGGCCTATGTGAACGTGGCCGAAGGCTATCGTCCCGGCGGCGTCAACCAGACCTTTGGCCTGCCCGATGCCCTCATCCCCTATGAGTCCGACAGCCTGACCAACTATGAGGCCGGTATCAAGACGGGCTGGTTCGACCGTACCCTGTATGTCAACGCCGCGCTCTACATGGTCAAGTGGGAGAACATGCAGGTGTCGGGCCGCACCCCCAACGGTGCGTTCAGCTTCATCTCTAATGCCGGTGCGGCTGAGGTCAAGGGCTTTGAACTGGAATCAACCTGGACGCCCCTTCCGGGCCTGACGGTCAGCGGCAACTACAGCTATAACGACGCCCAACTGACCGAAGACCAGATCAATTCATATGTGACTGCGGCTGGCCGCAAAGGCGACCGCATCACCTTCATCCCTAAGAACAAGGGCGCGATTTCGGCCGATTACAGCCGCCCGCTTACCGCTTCGCTTAAGGGCTTTGTGCGCGGTGATGTCAACTATGTCGGCATTTCGTACTCCGAACTGTCAACGGCCAATGTCTATCGCATGAAGAACCCGGCCTATACCCTTGCCAATCTGCGCGCCGGTTTCAGCCCGCTGGACGGCAACTGGGAAGCGTCGGTGTTCGTTCATAACCTGTTCGATCATGTCGCCATCACCCGCCTGACCAATTCTTCGACCACCCCGATTGGTGGTTCGGCGGTTTCGGCCCTGCCACGCACCGTCGGCGTCAGCCTGACCAAGAAGTTCTGA
- the hutG gene encoding N-formylglutamate deformylase produces MTALEIHRGDAPLIVAFPHTGTDIPPDIEARLVDPWRARKDCDWWIDQLYSFVRDMGVTTVRTTMSRTVIDVNRDPSGASLYPGQATTELCPTTTFDGEPLYRHGWAPDETEISHRRTVWFDPYHEALEAEIARLKAVHDTVVLYDAHSIRSNVPRLFEGELPQFNIGTNNDTTCDPALSEAVKSVCEQSGFSHVLNGRFKGGWTTRHYGQPLIGVHAIQMELACRGYMYEPSTIDFANWPTPFDADRARALQTQLSHILAAVLAFAARN; encoded by the coding sequence ATGACAGCGCTCGAAATTCATCGCGGCGACGCTCCGCTGATTGTCGCCTTTCCGCATACGGGTACGGACATTCCGCCCGATATCGAAGCGCGTCTGGTTGATCCGTGGCGGGCGCGCAAAGATTGCGACTGGTGGATTGATCAGTTGTACAGCTTTGTGCGCGATATGGGTGTAACCACCGTCCGCACCACGATGTCGCGTACGGTCATTGACGTAAATCGCGATCCGTCCGGCGCGTCGCTCTATCCGGGGCAGGCGACGACGGAACTGTGCCCGACCACCACCTTTGATGGTGAGCCCTTGTATCGGCACGGCTGGGCACCGGATGAAACCGAAATCAGCCATCGCCGCACCGTTTGGTTTGATCCTTATCATGAAGCCCTTGAGGCGGAGATCGCGCGCCTGAAAGCGGTTCATGACACGGTTGTACTCTATGATGCCCATTCGATCCGCTCAAATGTGCCGCGCCTGTTTGAGGGCGAACTGCCGCAGTTCAATATCGGCACCAATAACGACACAACTTGCGATCCGGCTTTAAGCGAAGCGGTAAAAAGCGTTTGTGAACAGAGCGGTTTCAGCCATGTCCTGAATGGTCGGTTCAAGGGTGGATGGACGACCCGCCACTATGGTCAGCCGCTTATTGGGGTACACGCTATCCAGATGGAGTTGGCCTGCCGCGGTTATATGTATGAACCATCAACAATTGATTTTGCCAACTGGCCCACGCCCTTTGACGCAGATCGCGCGCGCGCTCTGCAAACCCAGCTTTCTCATATTTTAGCCGCCGTTCTGGCGTTCGCTGCCCGCAATTAA
- a CDS encoding formimidoylglutamate deiminase gives MSRSHLWFDRALLSHGWAHGVRLKIEGGRIISIAADTLPEADDERHAIGVPGMPNLHSHAFQRVIAGLTERRGPSADSFWSWREQMYRLQGRIGPDELKIIASLAYMEMLEAGFTRVGEFHYLHHDQSGQPFNDPAQMSAMICAAADQTGMGLTLLPVFYAHSGFGGQPPSEGQARFVHDISGFARLLEGARRHAAHLPDAVVGIAPHSLRAVTGDELNALIPLAEGAPIHIHIAEQTREVDDCVAHSGQRPVEWLLNHVSVDAQWCLVHATHMTDDETLRLARSKAVAGLCPITEANLGDGIFPAADYLKHGGRFGIGSDSNVLISMVEELRMLEYPQRLHHRARNVLATSGGSTGERLFGAALSGGGQALGTGVGLAVGHSADIVSLNARHPSLAGKGDKDVIDSLIFATSTGAIDCVWRHGRKWVSDGRHVARDAITDDYARLMERLLS, from the coding sequence ATGAGCCGTTCGCATCTATGGTTTGACCGCGCCCTTCTGAGCCACGGCTGGGCGCACGGGGTACGTCTTAAGATCGAGGGTGGCCGGATCATTTCGATTGCGGCAGACACCCTGCCCGAAGCCGATGATGAGCGCCATGCCATAGGTGTGCCGGGGATGCCAAACCTGCACAGCCATGCCTTTCAGCGGGTGATTGCGGGCCTGACCGAACGACGGGGACCGTCCGCGGATTCGTTCTGGAGCTGGCGGGAACAGATGTACCGCCTTCAGGGCCGCATCGGGCCGGATGAGCTTAAAATTATCGCTTCGCTGGCCTATATGGAAATGCTGGAGGCCGGCTTTACGCGCGTCGGGGAATTTCACTACCTGCACCACGATCAATCCGGGCAACCCTTTAATGATCCGGCCCAGATGTCGGCCATGATCTGTGCTGCGGCGGATCAGACCGGCATGGGACTGACCCTGTTGCCGGTTTTCTATGCCCATTCGGGCTTTGGCGGTCAGCCCCCCTCTGAAGGACAGGCGCGTTTCGTCCACGATATCAGCGGGTTTGCACGGTTACTTGAGGGTGCGCGTCGGCACGCCGCACACCTGCCGGATGCCGTGGTCGGCATCGCCCCCCATTCCCTGCGGGCGGTGACGGGTGACGAACTGAACGCCCTCATCCCTTTGGCCGAAGGCGCGCCGATCCACATTCATATCGCCGAACAAACGCGTGAGGTCGATGACTGCGTGGCCCACAGTGGTCAGCGCCCGGTCGAATGGCTGCTCAATCACGTCAGCGTCGATGCCCAGTGGTGTCTGGTGCATGCCACCCATATGACTGACGACGAGACCCTGCGGCTGGCCCGTTCCAAAGCCGTCGCCGGCCTGTGCCCGATCACCGAAGCCAATCTGGGCGACGGCATTTTCCCGGCGGCAGATTACCTTAAACACGGCGGTCGGTTCGGGATTGGCTCGGATTCCAATGTGCTGATCAGTATGGTTGAGGAACTGCGGATGCTCGAATATCCGCAACGCCTGCACCACCGCGCCCGCAATGTTTTGGCGACGTCTGGTGGCTCGACCGGAGAGCGATTATTCGGCGCGGCCCTCTCCGGCGGGGGCCAAGCTTTGGGCACGGGCGTAGGCCTTGCCGTCGGCCACAGTGCGGATATAGTCAGCCTCAACGCCCGCCATCCCTCACTGGCGGGTAAGGGGGACAAAGACGTGATCGACAGCCTGATTTTTGCGACCTCAACGGGCGCGATTGACTGCGTCTGGCGGCATGGACGCAAATGGGTCAGCGACGGACGGCATGTGGCACGTGATGCGATCACAGATGACTATGCTCGCCTGATGGAGCGGCTGTTGTCATGA
- the hutH gene encoding histidine ammonia-lyase codes for MEYIMSELVLVAGAVSLSEWLAIYRGATFRLDAECLPKVAESAAAIGRILSKGEPVYGINTGFGKLASTRIDDADLATLQRNIILSHAAGVGAPSPKSVVRLMMALKLVSLAQGASGIRPETLGLMQAMLDHDLIPIVPCQGSVGASGDLAPLSHMAAAMIGVGDIDASGVVMPAMDALTSAGLSPLAPGPKEGLALLNGTQFSTANALAGLFEAEVLMQTALVTGALSTEAAKGSDAPFDARIHNLRRHKGQIDTAASLRELMSGSAIRASHLKGDERVQDPYCLRCQPQVMGAILDILRQAAVTLLTEANGVTDNPLIFTDPDEALSGGNFHAEPVAFAADMIAMAVCEIGSLSERRIAMLVDPALSGLPAFLTPRPGLNSGFMIPQVTAAALVSENKQRAYPASVNSIPTSANQEDHVSMAAHGARRLMEMCENAFAVIGIELLAAAQGVDFHAPLTSSDALERVRDLTRRAVPSLDHDRHFHPDMQKAITLVRSGAIAAVAELKLPDVAA; via the coding sequence ATGGAGTACATTATGAGTGAGTTGGTTCTGGTCGCGGGCGCGGTATCTTTGAGCGAATGGCTGGCCATCTATCGCGGGGCTACGTTCAGGCTGGATGCGGAGTGCCTGCCCAAGGTCGCCGAAAGTGCCGCTGCCATCGGTCGTATCCTCTCAAAAGGTGAGCCGGTCTATGGCATCAATACCGGGTTTGGTAAGCTGGCCTCGACGCGCATTGACGATGCAGACCTTGCGACCTTGCAGCGTAATATCATTTTGTCCCATGCCGCCGGTGTCGGTGCGCCGTCGCCCAAATCGGTGGTGCGCTTGATGATGGCGCTTAAGCTGGTCAGTCTGGCGCAGGGCGCCTCCGGCATTCGGCCTGAGACGCTGGGGCTTATGCAGGCAATGCTCGATCACGACCTGATCCCGATTGTGCCGTGCCAGGGCAGCGTTGGCGCATCCGGCGATCTGGCACCGTTGTCGCACATGGCCGCCGCTATGATCGGTGTGGGCGACATTGATGCTTCCGGCGTGGTTATGCCCGCCATGGATGCCCTGACCTCAGCCGGTCTATCGCCGCTCGCCCCCGGCCCGAAGGAAGGTCTGGCGCTGCTCAACGGCACGCAGTTCTCAACCGCCAACGCTCTGGCCGGTCTGTTCGAAGCCGAAGTTTTGATGCAGACGGCGCTGGTGACCGGGGCCTTATCGACCGAAGCGGCCAAGGGATCGGACGCGCCGTTTGATGCGCGTATCCACAATCTGCGCCGCCATAAGGGCCAGATCGATACGGCGGCATCTTTGCGTGAGTTGATGAGCGGGTCAGCCATCCGTGCCTCCCACCTCAAGGGCGATGAGCGCGTGCAGGACCCGTACTGCCTGCGTTGCCAGCCGCAGGTCATGGGGGCGATCCTGGATATCCTGCGTCAGGCGGCGGTGACCTTGCTGACCGAAGCCAATGGCGTGACGGATAATCCGCTGATTTTCACGGATCCGGATGAGGCGCTGTCTGGCGGGAATTTCCACGCCGAGCCGGTCGCCTTTGCGGCTGACATGATCGCCATGGCGGTCTGCGAAATCGGGTCTTTGTCTGAGCGCCGTATCGCCATGCTGGTTGATCCGGCGTTGTCAGGCTTGCCCGCGTTTCTGACCCCAAGACCGGGCCTCAATTCCGGCTTTATGATCCCGCAGGTAACGGCGGCGGCGTTGGTGTCGGAAAACAAGCAGCGCGCCTATCCGGCCTCGGTCAATTCTATCCCTACCTCAGCCAATCAGGAAGATCACGTCTCGATGGCCGCCCACGGGGCGCGTCGGTTGATGGAGATGTGCGAAAACGCCTTTGCGGTCATCGGGATTGAGCTTCTGGCGGCGGCCCAAGGGGTTGATTTCCATGCACCTTTGACTTCATCGGACGCGCTGGAGCGGGTGCGTGATCTGACCCGCCGGGCGGTGCCTTCGCTGGATCACGACCGCCATTTCCATCCTGACATGCAAAAAGCCATTACCCTGGTGCGCTCAGGCGCGATCGCCGCAGTGGCCGAACTTAAACTGCCGGACGTGGCGGCATGA
- a CDS encoding HutD family protein: MIRFLPASARVPQSWKNGGGVTREITVSPPGASMTDFDWRISMATVDAAGPFSAFAGIDRHLTVLEGHLHLTVDDYAHPLQAGQGLTFAGDVPAQGEPRGGPVTDLNVMTRRGRFMATVTIVAPQARLTPFAGATVLLACATTVVCSHKFNIYDALWLDDWPTDGAVNGAGELIRIDILSV; this comes from the coding sequence GTGATCCGCTTTCTGCCCGCCAGCGCACGCGTGCCTCAGTCGTGGAAAAACGGCGGCGGGGTCACGCGTGAGATCACTGTGTCGCCGCCCGGTGCGTCCATGACCGATTTCGACTGGCGCATCAGCATGGCCACGGTCGATGCCGCGGGGCCGTTTTCTGCCTTTGCGGGCATCGACCGGCATTTGACGGTGCTGGAAGGGCATTTACACCTGACGGTGGACGACTATGCGCACCCGTTACAGGCCGGGCAGGGGCTGACCTTTGCCGGTGATGTTCCGGCGCAGGGCGAACCGCGCGGCGGGCCGGTGACCGATCTGAACGTTATGACCCGGCGGGGGCGGTTTATGGCCACGGTTACGATTGTGGCACCGCAGGCGAGACTTACGCCCTTTGCCGGGGCGACGGTTTTGCTGGCGTGCGCGACCACGGTCGTGTGCAGTCATAAGTTTAACATCTATGACGCGCTGTGGCTGGATGACTGGCCGACCGACGGTGCGGTGAACGGCGCGGGTGAGCTGATCCGCATCGATATACTGAGCGTCTGA
- the hutU gene encoding urocanate hydratase gives MNSHPTFPGNVRVIKPATGTQLSAKSWLTEAPLRMLMNNLHPDVAERPEDLVVYGGIGRAARDWDSYDKIVETLRRLEDDQTLLVQSGKPVGVFQTHANAPRVLIANSNLVPKWANWEHFNELDKKGLMMYGQMTAGSWIYIGTQGIVQGTYETFVEMGRQHYNGSLAGKWLLTAGLGGMGGAQPLAAVMAGASCLAIECQASRIDMRLRTGYLDRSTESIDEALAWIEESCAAKTPISVGLLGNAADILPELFKRGVRPDLLTDQTSAHDPINGYLPSGWSVDQWQTVRETDPESVAKAAKASMAQHVRAMLDFAKAGVPTTDYGNNIRQVAKDEGVENAFDFPGFVPAYIRPLFCRGVGPFRWVALSGDPEDIYKTDAKVKELLPDNAHLHNWLDMAREKIKFQGLPARICWVGLGDRHRLGLAFNEMVKSGELKAPIVIGRDHLDSGSVASPNRETEAMKDGSDAVSDWPLLNALLNTASGATWVSLHHGGGVGMGYSQHSGMVIVADGTEDAAQRLGRVLWNDPATGVMRHADAGYDIALDCAREKGLDLPGILE, from the coding sequence ATGAACTCTCATCCTACATTTCCGGGCAATGTCCGCGTCATTAAGCCCGCTACGGGCACGCAACTGTCCGCCAAAAGCTGGCTGACCGAAGCGCCCCTGCGAATGTTGATGAACAACCTGCATCCCGATGTGGCCGAACGCCCCGAAGATCTGGTGGTTTACGGCGGGATCGGCCGCGCCGCCCGCGATTGGGACAGCTATGACAAGATCGTTGAGACCCTGCGCCGTCTGGAGGACGATCAAACTCTGCTGGTGCAGTCCGGCAAGCCGGTCGGTGTGTTTCAGACCCACGCCAATGCCCCACGCGTGCTGATCGCCAATTCCAATCTGGTGCCGAAATGGGCGAACTGGGAGCACTTCAACGAACTCGATAAAAAGGGTTTGATGATGTACGGCCAGATGACGGCCGGATCGTGGATCTATATCGGCACGCAAGGCATCGTGCAGGGCACCTATGAGACCTTTGTCGAGATGGGCCGCCAGCATTATAACGGCTCGCTGGCAGGTAAATGGCTGCTAACCGCAGGACTGGGCGGCATGGGCGGGGCACAACCTCTGGCGGCGGTTATGGCCGGGGCGTCGTGTCTGGCCATTGAGTGTCAGGCGTCGCGCATCGATATGCGTCTGCGTACCGGCTATCTGGATCGCTCAACCGAAAGCATTGATGAGGCGCTGGCGTGGATCGAAGAGTCGTGCGCCGCCAAAACCCCGATTTCGGTCGGCTTGCTCGGCAACGCTGCCGACATTCTGCCGGAATTATTTAAGCGTGGGGTGCGGCCTGATTTGCTGACCGATCAGACCTCGGCCCATGACCCGATCAACGGTTACCTGCCGTCAGGCTGGAGCGTGGATCAGTGGCAAACGGTGCGTGAAACCGACCCGGAATCGGTCGCCAAGGCGGCTAAGGCGTCGATGGCCCAGCATGTCCGCGCCATGCTCGATTTCGCCAAGGCTGGTGTGCCCACGACCGATTACGGCAACAATATCCGTCAGGTGGCCAAGGACGAAGGTGTGGAGAATGCCTTTGATTTTCCTGGGTTTGTGCCGGCCTATATCCGTCCGCTGTTCTGCCGCGGAGTCGGGCCCTTCCGTTGGGTGGCCCTGTCGGGCGATCCTGAAGATATCTACAAAACCGACGCCAAGGTCAAAGAATTGCTGCCCGACAACGCGCACTTGCATAACTGGCTGGATATGGCGCGCGAGAAGATCAAGTTTCAGGGCCTGCCGGCGCGGATTTGCTGGGTCGGTCTGGGCGATCGTCATCGTCTGGGTCTGGCCTTCAATGAGATGGTCAAAAGCGGTGAACTGAAAGCGCCGATCGTCATTGGCCGTGACCACCTCGATTCGGGGTCGGTCGCGTCGCCTAACCGTGAGACCGAGGCCATGAAGGACGGATCGGACGCGGTGTCTGACTGGCCGCTGCTCAATGCGCTGCTGAATACGGCGTCCGGTGCGACCTGGGTGTCTTTGCACCACGGCGGCGGGGTCGGCATGGGCTATTCGCAGCATTCGGGCATGGTCATCGTCGCTGATGGCACCGAAGATGCGGCCCAGCGTCTGGGGCGTGTGCTGTGGAACGATCCGGCTACAGGCGTCATGCGCCATGCCGATGCCGGATACGATATTGCGCTCGACTGCGCCCGCGAAAAGGGTCTCGATTTGCCCGGAATTTTGGAGTGA
- the hutC gene encoding histidine utilization repressor, giving the protein MTALSDPGKPALPLHVQIRRDLEDQIRSGVLMPGQKVAFEHELMTVYNCSRMTVNKAMSALSAAGLIERRKRAGTFVKLPRLDSTVIDIPDIQIDITARGEFYGFELIERRVRTAVTAKERELAGEDGRVLSLTGLHLASGKPLAVEERLINLAAVPQAEAIDFSRLSPGHWLLEAVPWTQVENEISATEADAELTRRLGIEKGQACLVLDRRTWSGPERITTVRQTYDGTRYRLVAHFDTLRRSAPRP; this is encoded by the coding sequence ATGACCGCCCTCAGCGACCCTGGTAAGCCCGCCCTACCGCTGCATGTCCAGATCCGCCGCGACCTTGAGGATCAAATCCGCTCCGGCGTGCTGATGCCGGGGCAAAAGGTGGCTTTTGAGCATGAACTGATGACGGTCTATAACTGCTCACGCATGACGGTGAATAAGGCCATGTCGGCGTTATCGGCGGCAGGCCTGATTGAGCGCCGTAAACGGGCGGGCACCTTTGTCAAACTGCCGCGCCTCGATTCAACCGTCATCGACATTCCCGATATCCAGATAGACATTACCGCGCGCGGCGAGTTTTACGGCTTTGAATTGATCGAGCGGCGTGTGCGCACCGCCGTAACCGCAAAAGAGCGCGAACTGGCCGGAGAGGATGGCCGGGTCTTAAGCCTGACCGGGCTACACTTGGCGTCCGGAAAACCGCTGGCGGTCGAGGAGCGGCTGATCAATCTGGCCGCTGTGCCGCAAGCCGAAGCAATTGATTTCAGCCGCCTGTCGCCCGGTCACTGGCTTCTGGAGGCTGTGCCGTGGACGCAGGTGGAAAATGAGATCAGCGCGACCGAGGCCGATGCCGAACTGACGCGGCGACTGGGGATCGAAAAAGGTCAAGCCTGCCTCGTGCTCGACCGACGCACCTGGAGCGGGCCAGAGCGCATTACTACGGTGCGTCAGACCTATGACGGCACGCGCTACCGGCTTGTGGCCCACTTTGATACCCTCAGACGCAGCGCCCCGCGCCCTTAA